One Methylomonas sp. LL1 DNA window includes the following coding sequences:
- a CDS encoding nucleotidyltransferase domain-containing protein: MKDAVFMILFTTEISIKHRIVLNNYWAILGVGNIPSKLLVNQLIVYKNTIQLSDEEWELLLRQARAAGVISRLAFFWKEFGLLAPPNFVAPHLNSAYKYWMSQKRLVNWELYNLQQIFEQLQLPLILLKGTAYLAANLNAGLGRVFSDIDILVPKHRLQDVKERLKWHGWYPEKMDGYDRRYYERWMHELPPMRHVQRGTTLDVHHNILPETCTLCPEAELLLKAAVKIPGSDCWVLAPEDMILHSASHLFWGGEFDNGLRDLSDMDLLLREFSRNDMGFWQKLLGRANVLGMARPLFYALRYSVKMLHTPVPDAVLQNPALTVSGGFKNRVMDMLFIPALMPIHPSCSDRWTGFARWLLYIRSHWLKMPWYLLILHLSRKAWMRLTGKEQH, from the coding sequence TTGAAAGATGCCGTGTTTATGATTTTGTTTACGACGGAAATTTCGATCAAGCATCGGATTGTTTTGAACAATTACTGGGCGATTTTGGGCGTGGGTAATATTCCATCGAAATTACTGGTTAACCAGTTGATAGTTTATAAAAATACTATCCAGCTTTCAGATGAGGAATGGGAGTTACTGCTACGACAGGCGCGAGCCGCCGGAGTTATATCAAGGTTGGCTTTTTTTTGGAAAGAGTTTGGTTTATTGGCGCCGCCGAACTTTGTGGCGCCCCATCTTAACTCCGCCTATAAATACTGGATGTCGCAAAAACGCCTTGTTAACTGGGAACTCTACAACCTACAGCAGATATTTGAACAGTTACAACTTCCCTTGATCTTGCTCAAAGGCACTGCCTATTTAGCGGCGAATTTGAATGCCGGGTTGGGCCGGGTATTCAGTGATATAGATATCCTTGTGCCTAAGCATCGGTTACAAGATGTCAAAGAACGCCTGAAGTGGCATGGTTGGTATCCGGAAAAAATGGACGGCTATGATCGTAGATACTATGAGCGTTGGATGCACGAATTGCCTCCGATGCGGCATGTTCAGCGCGGTACGACCTTAGATGTTCACCATAACATTCTCCCTGAAACCTGCACCTTATGCCCCGAAGCTGAACTGCTGCTGAAAGCGGCGGTTAAAATTCCAGGTAGTGATTGTTGGGTTTTAGCGCCTGAGGATATGATTTTGCATAGCGCCAGCCACTTGTTTTGGGGCGGTGAATTTGACAACGGATTACGTGATTTGAGTGACATGGATTTGTTATTGCGCGAATTTAGCCGTAACGATATGGGGTTTTGGCAAAAGCTTTTAGGTCGAGCCAATGTGTTGGGTATGGCTAGGCCGTTATTCTATGCCTTGCGATATAGCGTCAAAATGTTGCACACTCCGGTACCTGACGCAGTGTTGCAAAACCCTGCGCTTACGGTATCTGGTGGTTTTAAAAACCGGGTTATGGACATGTTATTTATTCCGGCGTTGATGCCAATCCATCCGAGCTGCAGCGATCGCTGGACCGGTTTCGCTCGCTGGTTGTTGTACATTCGCTCCCATTGGTTGAAAATGCCGTGGTATTTGTTAATCCTGCATTTATCCAGAAAGG